In a single window of the Drosophila albomicans strain 15112-1751.03 chromosome 3, ASM965048v2, whole genome shotgun sequence genome:
- the LOC117570576 gene encoding gamma-secretase subunit pen-2: MDISKAPNPRKLQLCRTYLMTGFAFLPFVWAINVCWFFDEAFRKPPYPEQSQIKRYVIYSAIGTLLWLIALTTWIIIFQTNRADWGATADYMSFIIPLGSP; encoded by the exons ATGGACATCTCAAAAGCACCAAACCCACGGAAACTACAATTATGTCGCACCTACTTAATGA CTGGCTTTGCCTTCCTGCCGTTCGTTTGGGCCATAAATGTTTGCTGGTTCTTCGATGAAGCTTTCCGTAAACCTCCATATCCCGAGCAGAGTCAAATAAAGCGCT ATGTTATATACTCGGCGATTGGAACCCTTCTCTGGTTAATAGCCTTGACTACCTGGATCATCATATTCCAAACGAATCGAGCCGATTGGGGCGCAACTGCAGACTACATGAGCTTTATAATACCACTTGGCAGCCCTTaa